The proteins below come from a single Rickettsia typhi str. Wilmington genomic window:
- the mutL gene encoding DNA mismatch repair endonuclease MutL: MTIKFLSESTINRIAAGEVIERPASVVKELVENAVDGGSTKIDIILERAGKNLIIVSDDGIGMTDKELEIAVERHTTSKLNESDFLNIHTFGFRGEALPSIAAISKMLITSKKREADKAFQIKLIGGNKQQITVSVHNEGTKIEIRDLFFATPARLKFLKSDRTELAASLDIVKKIALAHPKISFNLIHNSKNLLKLKGQNKDFETNLKQRIIDVIGDVFIKNASYINFKTPDFSICGYTSIPTYSRASSEDQFLFINNRPIKDKLLQVALRVAYQDYLARDRYALCAIFLQIDPQLVDVNVHPAKAEVRFHDPNYVRNILIEAIKNALTNKSQVTVTTTDAIELFKNPLVNKQPPINKAINVNSKASEYISFNFNRNTVCQKLTLQSDKIEQEVGKCIEHDNQSYKQYKFGIAKAQLHTTYIISQTEDSIVIIDQHAVYERLGYEKIKYCLKNGELVKQRLLIPEIVELSSGEKADYLYENRDKLFKLSLTIEKFGEKSIIVTEVPNLLRDVNVQKLIQDLADHLSDFSKNIALKELIEHVIKIYICHYSIRAVRKLSVDEMNSLLRQMENMSFSAQCNHNRPTYIELKLKDIERLFRL; the protein is encoded by the coding sequence ATGACTATAAAATTTCTATCAGAAAGCACTATAAATCGAATTGCTGCTGGTGAGGTTATAGAAAGGCCTGCATCAGTAGTAAAGGAATTAGTTGAAAATGCTGTTGATGGAGGTAGTACTAAAATAGATATTATCTTAGAACGTGCTGGTAAAAATCTAATCATTGTTTCTGATGATGGTATAGGTATGACTGATAAAGAATTAGAAATAGCAGTTGAACGTCATACAACTTCTAAGCTTAATGAAAGCGATTTTCTTAATATTCATACTTTTGGTTTTAGGGGTGAAGCGCTACCATCTATTGCTGCCATTAGTAAAATGCTAATTACTTCTAAGAAAAGAGAAGCTGACAAAGCATTTCAGATTAAATTAATTGGTGGTAATAAACAACAAATTACTGTTTCTGTCCATAATGAAGGTACTAAAATAGAGATACGTGATTTATTTTTTGCAACGCCTGCTCGTTTAAAGTTTCTAAAAAGCGATAGAACAGAACTTGCAGCAAGTCTAGATATCGTTAAGAAAATCGCTCTAGCACATCCAAAAATTTCTTTTAATTTAATACATAACAGCAAGAATCTTTTAAAACTTAAAGGCCAAAATAAAGATTTTGAAACTAATCTAAAACAGCGTATAATTGATGTAATAGGTGATGTTTTTATAAAAAACGCTTCTTATATAAATTTCAAAACACCTGATTTCTCTATTTGTGGATATACTAGTATCCCAACATATAGCAGAGCTTCAAGTGAAGACCAGTTTTTATTTATCAATAATAGACCAATAAAAGATAAATTACTGCAAGTAGCTCTAAGAGTAGCATATCAGGATTATTTAGCTCGTGATCGTTATGCACTATGTGCTATATTCTTACAAATTGATCCGCAGCTTGTTGACGTTAATGTACATCCAGCAAAAGCAGAAGTTAGGTTCCATGATCCGAATTATGTACGAAATATATTAATAGAAGCAATTAAAAATGCTTTAACAAATAAAAGTCAAGTTACTGTGACTACTACTGATGCTATTGAATTATTTAAAAATCCTTTAGTTAATAAACAGCCTCCGATAAACAAAGCTATAAATGTTAATAGCAAAGCTAGTGAATATATTAGCTTTAATTTTAATCGAAATACTGTTTGTCAGAAGTTAACATTACAGTCTGATAAAATAGAACAAGAAGTAGGAAAGTGTATAGAACACGATAATCAAAGTTATAAACAATATAAGTTTGGGATAGCTAAAGCACAACTTCATACAACTTATATTATTTCGCAAACTGAAGATAGTATAGTAATTATTGATCAACATGCGGTGTATGAACGTTTAGGGTATGAAAAAATAAAATATTGTCTTAAAAATGGAGAGTTAGTCAAACAACGTTTGCTTATTCCTGAGATAGTGGAGTTGTCAAGTGGGGAAAAAGCAGATTATTTATATGAAAATAGAGATAAACTATTTAAACTTAGTTTAACTATAGAAAAATTTGGTGAGAAATCTATTATAGTAACTGAAGTTCCAAATCTCCTTAGAGATGTGAACGTACAAAAATTAATTCAAGATCTCGCTGATCATTTATCTGATTTTAGTAAGAATATAGCTTTGAAAGAGTTAATAGAACATGTGATAAAAATTTATATTTGTCATTACTCTATTAGAGCGGTACGAAAATTATCAGTAGATGAAATGAATTCATTACTGCGTCAAATGGAAAATATGTCGTTTTCAGCTCAATGTAATCACAACAGGCCTACTTATATTGAGTTGAAGCTTAAGGATATTGAACGCTTGTTCAGATTGTAA
- a CDS encoding zinc-finger domain-containing protein, whose amino-acid sequence MEIVNSVVASVSCYGTEPLYGHPKVYLEIDKEKNEIICPYCSKKFKLVTK is encoded by the coding sequence ATGGAAATTGTTAATAGTGTTGTTGCATCTGTCTCTTGCTATGGTACAGAACCTCTATATGGTCATCCAAAAGTTTATTTAGAGATAGATAAAGAAAAAAATGAAATTATTTGCCCATATTGTAGTAAGAAATTTAAATTAGTAACAAAATGA